TAGACAATTGACTAAATTTATTTCTCTAGGCGCACCGCGTACCATTGTAAATATTGCCCGGGACCAACATCCAATTCACAACTAGTGTCAAGCAAATATTTCGCTCTTGCTTCGATAGAATCCAAAGAACGTATATCAGGGGGTAAATCTTGAGGATTGAGTTTTTGGAGAATATCTGTCAATTTTTCTAATAGTTCTGATGCCGTCAGAAACTGTTCCTCTTGATTTGTTTCTAAAACAACAAAATGATCTTGCTGGTACATTAATGAATCTGGCATAACAAATACTCAATAGATTTCAGTAGGATGGGTGTTTAGCAGAAAAAACGCAAGCTTTTCACCTAATTTTTTGTCGTGTTATCTTTATTTTATTTATAACCGTATTTATTTATATTTTTTAGATGTTAGTTAAGTAAATTTACCAAATAATTACTGTTATTGGAACAAAATTAAATTTATTCGTTTTAACTCCATAATTATAAATTCCAGATTAACGGCATACTTACGTAATCAACCATTTTTGTCCTAATGCAGTTGGTGTTTAAGCACACTGCGTAACCTTAAACTGCGAATATACATTTGAAGTTTTCAAAAAAATAGTAATTGCTTGTTTGTAGCTGGGAAATATAAATAGTAACATTTCCCTACCTTGCAAGTGCGTGGTAGTCCACACTCATTCATACAAAAAACAAATAACGCTACATGTTCTTTACTTTTACACAAATCAATTCCACGAAAAATAATTGGTCTGGTTCACACAATCTGTGTTCAGCCAGCAGCTATACCATTTTGGATTTTGGATCGAGAAATCCCATCTGGGTATAGGTTCTGTTAATTTATCTGTCGCTATCATTTTTCAAATTAGTGTTAATAAGGCTTTTTTTCAATAAAAAACATCAAAACCAACAATTTAGCAGCATTAGCAGAAATGTATTGGCTTTTTTATTACCTAAGCTTTTATTTCCTATAAAATTCAACTCATGTTAGGGATAAGCTCATTTAATTCTATTTCCAATAAACCCCCTCTGATTCTCGTAGCTGATGATGATACAACCATGCGACTTCTGTTGCGTGAGGCTATGGAACAAGAAGGCTACCGAGTAGTTGAAGTCAGTAATGGTAAAGAGTGTTTAGATGCTTATACTGCTGTCAAGCCTGATTTAATTTTGTTAGATGCAGTCATGCCAACAATGGAT
Above is a genomic segment from Fischerella sp. JS2 containing:
- a CDS encoding chlororespiratory reduction protein 7 — translated: MPDSLMYQQDHFVVLETNQEEQFLTASELLEKLTDILQKLNPQDLPPDIRSLDSIEARAKYLLDTSCELDVGPGQYLQWYAVRLEK